From the Leptospira sp. WS60.C2 genome, one window contains:
- a CDS encoding ATP-binding cassette domain-containing protein: MKLNSKDIYEFLREDIFLSQLSSLDLKKLISLFEFRSLVAGDKIGGSEIEPTPILLLETGRIQIKLKINQNELLIKTLNEETLYGISEYTSDSLVKHIYYIEENSRVLTLSTSVFSKFIQGDIERKKLWDAYKENVQLRDELRIHPYFRKLANSEIQELSKLLIKRKINSGQVLIKEGSKSSSLFFIKSGKFKVTKSTWQKDYFSFVEAGSVLGEMGVLEKKVRNATVTAVEDSFVYELSSKSAEQIFKKSESLLITIRSIMSERKLNLGEKTHEDDFELTNVYEEDKFHFLPKIKYFAPIRNQISFPFLFQEGKSQSGDACRKMIFKYWGYAFAEYDSDPNFPDFDPDILPNHWKECFGDQKGECFFVNWREHETEISSIPTINYLENSKYVIVKQIGKKFVTILDPEIGEVILNREDWEKKSSDVVIYFVPKVLPKSKWEWKNRFFAGINEYFLPAIQYLKAGILASFILKGLEVFIPLVNLYLIDAVLLQESRDFFFPVIVSVVLLSLSQSFLGYFRSNVIFFTSNRVNQTIAIRFLVKLISLPISFFERNRKGEILNRWEEIESVILFFSDQGAMKIFDLIFSSLVFIIFLFLSPLLLLIILLLVIPELLVLRFLSPKIIEETKKESLKRAETLSYFIESIHGFETIKNLGATYSHRWDFEKRLTSQLNSEGKKLLYSNLLSTNTEFFRQITIVIVLLVGSLLILNDQMTLGTLYAIVGLITYIRSPLISLYEDFLKFQKANVAWNRLRSFESLDSEISDKDNLFKVDLPEVKGNIEFRNIHFAYDTQKPESGIRNLSLKIQAGKKVAFVGRSGSGKSTIIKLLLGLYQPRLGEILIDDITINEIWLPSLRTKIGVCFQENPLIAGTVRENISITKPEATLSEVVEAAKLACIHDDIVKLPLGYDTEITDRGFMFSGGQKQRISLARLFLQKPNLLLLDEPTASLDKETESRILSHINSVFANATIITVAHRLDTIRHYDQIFVLERGKLDSKGTHRELLSKGGIYQLLHSKQEAIR, encoded by the coding sequence TTGAAGCTTAATAGCAAAGATATTTATGAATTCTTAAGGGAAGATATTTTTTTATCTCAGCTTTCTTCTCTTGATTTGAAGAAATTAATTTCTTTGTTCGAGTTTAGATCTCTTGTTGCGGGTGATAAAATTGGTGGGAGTGAAATTGAACCAACTCCAATTCTTTTATTAGAAACAGGAAGAATTCAGATCAAATTAAAAATTAATCAAAATGAATTGTTAATCAAAACGTTAAATGAAGAAACTCTTTACGGTATTTCAGAATACACTTCTGATTCTTTGGTAAAACATATTTATTACATCGAAGAAAATTCAAGAGTTTTGACTTTATCCACATCAGTATTTTCAAAATTCATTCAAGGAGATATAGAAAGAAAAAAACTTTGGGACGCTTACAAAGAAAATGTGCAGTTACGAGATGAACTTCGAATTCATCCTTATTTTCGAAAACTAGCCAATTCAGAAATTCAGGAACTTTCAAAATTATTAATCAAACGTAAAATTAATTCAGGGCAAGTCTTGATTAAAGAAGGATCAAAGAGTTCTTCATTATTTTTTATCAAATCCGGAAAATTCAAGGTAACCAAGTCAACTTGGCAAAAAGATTATTTTTCCTTTGTGGAAGCAGGTTCCGTACTGGGAGAGATGGGTGTATTAGAAAAAAAAGTTAGAAATGCAACTGTCACAGCTGTTGAAGATAGTTTTGTATATGAACTCTCATCTAAAAGTGCAGAACAAATTTTTAAGAAATCAGAGAGTTTACTTATCACCATTCGCTCCATCATGAGTGAAAGAAAACTAAATTTAGGTGAAAAGACGCATGAAGATGATTTTGAACTCACGAATGTTTATGAAGAAGATAAGTTTCATTTTTTACCTAAAATAAAATATTTTGCTCCAATTCGAAATCAGATTTCATTTCCGTTTTTATTCCAAGAAGGTAAATCACAATCGGGTGATGCCTGCCGAAAAATGATTTTTAAATATTGGGGTTATGCGTTTGCAGAATACGATTCCGATCCCAATTTTCCTGACTTTGATCCTGATATTTTACCCAATCATTGGAAGGAATGTTTTGGTGATCAAAAAGGGGAATGTTTTTTTGTAAATTGGCGGGAACATGAAACAGAGATTTCTTCCATCCCGACCATCAACTATTTAGAAAACTCCAAGTACGTAATCGTAAAACAAATTGGTAAAAAGTTTGTTACCATCCTTGACCCTGAGATAGGTGAAGTCATTTTAAATCGTGAAGATTGGGAGAAAAAGTCATCTGATGTAGTGATCTATTTTGTTCCCAAAGTTCTTCCTAAATCAAAATGGGAATGGAAAAATCGTTTTTTTGCTGGCATCAATGAGTATTTTTTACCCGCCATTCAATACTTAAAAGCAGGTATCCTTGCCAGTTTCATTTTAAAGGGATTGGAAGTTTTTATTCCGCTAGTCAATTTATATTTAATCGATGCGGTTTTGTTGCAAGAAAGCAGAGACTTCTTTTTCCCCGTTATTGTTTCTGTTGTTTTATTGAGTTTATCACAATCGTTTTTAGGTTACTTTCGATCGAATGTGATCTTTTTCACAAGCAATCGAGTGAACCAAACCATTGCGATTCGATTTTTAGTAAAATTGATTTCACTTCCTATTTCGTTTTTTGAAAGGAATCGAAAAGGAGAAATCTTAAATCGTTGGGAAGAAATTGAATCAGTCATTCTATTTTTTTCTGACCAGGGAGCTATGAAAATCTTTGATTTGATTTTTAGTTCCCTTGTATTTATCATCTTCCTCTTTCTATCACCACTTTTGCTATTGATTATTCTTCTACTGGTTATCCCTGAATTATTGGTATTACGATTTTTATCACCCAAAATCATTGAGGAAACAAAGAAGGAATCACTCAAAAGAGCGGAAACTCTGAGTTACTTTATCGAATCAATTCATGGTTTCGAAACGATTAAAAACTTAGGTGCAACCTATTCTCATCGCTGGGATTTCGAGAAACGATTAACCTCTCAATTAAACTCAGAAGGGAAAAAACTTTTATATTCGAATCTATTGTCAACGAATACAGAGTTTTTTAGACAGATTACAATTGTTATCGTATTGTTGGTTGGTAGTTTATTGATTTTGAATGATCAAATGACTCTAGGAACTTTGTATGCCATTGTTGGTTTAATCACATACATAAGATCTCCCCTTATTTCATTGTATGAAGATTTTCTGAAATTTCAAAAAGCCAATGTAGCATGGAATCGACTCAGAAGTTTTGAATCTTTAGATAGCGAAATTTCAGATAAAGACAATCTGTTCAAAGTTGATTTGCCTGAGGTAAAAGGGAATATCGAATTTAGAAACATTCATTTTGCTTATGATACGCAAAAACCGGAGTCTGGTATTCGAAACTTATCTTTGAAAATCCAGGCGGGTAAAAAAGTAGCGTTTGTTGGTCGCAGTGGGAGTGGAAAATCTACAATCATTAAACTTTTACTTGGTTTGTATCAGCCGAGATTAGGCGAAATTTTAATCGATGATATAACTATCAATGAGATTTGGTTACCCAGTTTAAGAACCAAAATCGGGGTCTGTTTTCAGGAAAATCCTTTGATTGCAGGAACTGTCAGAGAGAATATCTCAATTACAAAACCAGAGGCAACACTGAGTGAAGTGGTGGAAGCGGCAAAACTTGCCTGTATTCATGATGATATAGTTAAATTACCTTTGGGTTACGATACGGAGATCACAGATCGTGGTTTTATGTTTTCAGGTGGTCAGAAACAAAGAATTTCTTTAGCTCGTTTGTTTTTACAAAAGCCTAATTTGTTGTTACTAGATGAACCCACTGCTTCCTTAGACAAAGAAACAGAATCCCGAATTCTGTCTCATATCAATTCTGTGTTTGCAAATGCAACAATCATCACAGTTGCACATCGATTGGATACGATTCGTCATTATGATCAAATATTTGTTCTAGAAAGGGGCAAACTGGATTCGAAAGGCACTCATAGGGAGTTACTTTCTAAAGGTGGAATCTACCAATTACTTCATTCTAAACAAGAGGCAATCCGATAA
- a CDS encoding TolC family protein — MSSSFLWGEAVGFYDLPKLVGEKSYELKLKEMEIQRKKVDIDTRNLRYLPSVNLEHSPFFESLRGDGYNRKGWSTTLNLNWNFMEQGNTVLTNMILELEYERLLLEYRALYQKELFDQAFQYAETLKLLAFYDYDFSNESDADKQFQTVQKLYKQGIESYLVTQNSKVDYFFYKYNAIKSKLDQQKSQSIFRRKFLLKDVTLKPIPEKDYKTLPLEETLSEYEKNLIDLNFDLILTVNQIKILEIQKQVRFNELWVPDFFVNVYNQNARESYSGLSGTWTNPMQVYDYSRNDYSIYARSSDSDLNVGGNFGFRFPLFNRWLDKNEFDKSKIEVKLAKSQSQFLRENTGLYLYELIQQHNNLVELYDISRESKRIAEENYQIMEKAYKTGSASIIELQTVDRRLRDVMRNEIQNRYDLIQLRLQIGLLLGDTMKFLTN; from the coding sequence ATGTCTAGTTCCTTCCTTTGGGGAGAGGCAGTGGGTTTCTATGACTTACCAAAGTTAGTGGGTGAGAAATCGTATGAGTTAAAACTAAAAGAAATGGAAATCCAACGTAAAAAAGTAGATATTGATACTAGAAATTTACGTTATTTGCCCTCAGTGAATTTGGAACATTCTCCTTTTTTTGAATCACTCCGTGGTGACGGATACAATCGAAAAGGTTGGAGTACCACTTTAAATCTCAATTGGAACTTTATGGAGCAAGGGAATACGGTTCTGACGAACATGATCCTTGAGTTGGAATATGAGAGATTACTTCTTGAATATCGCGCGTTATACCAAAAAGAGCTATTTGACCAAGCATTTCAATATGCAGAAACATTAAAACTTTTGGCTTTTTATGACTATGATTTTTCAAATGAATCTGATGCTGATAAACAATTCCAAACTGTGCAGAAACTTTATAAACAAGGAATTGAGTCTTATTTGGTAACTCAGAACTCCAAGGTAGATTACTTCTTTTATAAATACAATGCGATCAAATCAAAACTTGACCAACAGAAAAGTCAGTCGATTTTTAGAAGAAAATTTTTGCTCAAGGATGTGACGCTTAAACCAATTCCTGAAAAAGATTATAAAACTTTACCTCTTGAAGAAACGTTATCAGAGTATGAAAAGAATCTTATCGATCTAAATTTTGATTTAATCTTAACAGTCAATCAAATCAAAATTTTAGAAATTCAAAAGCAAGTAAGGTTTAATGAGCTTTGGGTTCCCGATTTTTTTGTCAATGTTTACAATCAGAACGCACGTGAATCATATTCTGGGTTGAGTGGTACTTGGACGAATCCAATGCAAGTCTATGATTATAGTCGAAACGATTATAGTATATATGCGAGATCTTCTGATTCAGATTTGAATGTTGGGGGAAATTTTGGCTTTCGATTTCCACTTTTCAATCGTTGGTTAGATAAGAACGAGTTTGATAAATCAAAAATTGAAGTTAAATTGGCAAAATCACAATCTCAGTTTTTGCGAGAAAATACAGGCCTATATTTATACGAATTGATCCAACAACACAACAACCTTGTGGAGTTATATGACATTTCTCGTGAGAGCAAAAGGATCGCAGAAGAAAATTATCAAATCATGGAAAAAGCTTACAAAACAGGATCTGCTTCTATTATTGAGCTCCAAACAGTGGATAGACGTTTGCGCGATGTTATGCGAAATGAGATTCAGAATCGTTATGATTTAATTCAATTGAGACTTCAGATTGGCCTTCTTTTAGGCGACACTATGAAATTTCTCACGAATTAA
- a CDS encoding DUF2079 domain-containing protein, whose product MKEPWKYIPSLLLWVIFFYFLSERAIFRYEHLGAGVDVGLFENLFYHIIHTGEAVTSLGLDGNTHHYFADHFNWFIYPISILYYLFPSIETLLIFQAFVLSVPILIIPFLGKENTQYFFYPFLYALYLPIYWIQIFDFHPEVLWIPFFFLFYYFWKQQSKLWYLFFTLSLLVKEEISLVWIVFSLVYRKSYPKETIFIGISSSLYFLLSIGILSYFNSSISSLAPAHLERYRDPWFAITHLHLFPYLILFLNLPFLFLSFRSPLMFCLIPYLLYSVFSKFEVNKTPFTHHTFVTIPIIFLSFTQTLETLHSRQKRLFVIISVIVSITLFLLYGPISKSFSFRREYMNPSGSTKDYQILRNLLPNDSIVSNIPQYLANRNEIQLYLPNKKYSANYYIHYQWEKETSNPVPPMGYTLESTIENRIHIYKLEKID is encoded by the coding sequence ATGAAAGAACCATGGAAGTACATTCCATCCTTACTTCTCTGGGTCATTTTTTTTTATTTTCTATCAGAAAGAGCCATTTTCCGTTACGAACATTTGGGTGCTGGAGTCGATGTAGGTCTTTTTGAGAATCTATTTTATCACATCATTCACACTGGTGAAGCCGTCACATCACTTGGATTAGATGGTAACACACATCATTATTTTGCGGATCATTTCAATTGGTTTATTTACCCAATCAGCATACTGTATTATCTATTTCCAAGTATAGAAACCTTACTCATTTTTCAGGCATTTGTATTGAGTGTTCCCATCCTGATCATACCTTTCTTAGGAAAGGAGAACACTCAATACTTTTTCTATCCTTTCTTGTATGCTCTGTATTTGCCAATCTATTGGATTCAGATTTTTGATTTTCATCCAGAAGTATTATGGATTCCTTTTTTCTTTCTCTTCTATTATTTTTGGAAACAACAATCGAAACTTTGGTATCTTTTTTTTACACTGAGTTTACTCGTTAAAGAAGAAATTAGTTTGGTTTGGATTGTTTTTTCTCTTGTGTATAGAAAATCTTATCCAAAAGAAACCATTTTCATTGGAATTTCTTCTTCTCTCTATTTTTTATTATCCATAGGGATACTTAGTTATTTTAACAGTTCCATTTCATCCCTCGCACCAGCACATTTAGAAAGGTATCGTGATCCTTGGTTTGCCATCACCCACTTACATCTTTTTCCCTACCTGATTCTTTTTTTAAATTTACCTTTCTTATTTTTATCGTTCCGTTCTCCGCTTATGTTTTGTTTGATACCGTATCTCCTTTATTCTGTTTTTTCAAAATTCGAAGTGAATAAAACCCCCTTCACTCATCATACGTTTGTTACGATACCAATTATCTTCCTGAGTTTTACACAAACACTCGAAACTCTTCATTCGAGACAAAAGAGATTATTTGTTATAATCTCTGTTATCGTATCGATAACCCTTTTTCTATTGTATGGACCTATTTCAAAATCATTCTCATTCAGAAGAGAATATATGAATCCAAGTGGATCAACAAAAGACTACCAAATCCTCCGAAATCTATTACCAAATGATTCGATTGTTTCCAACATACCACAATACCTTGCCAATCGAAACGAAATTCAACTGTATCTACCAAACAAAAAATATTCTGCTAACTATTATATCCATTATCAATGGGAGAAAGAAACCTCGAATCCAGTTCCACCCATGGGTTACACACTTGAATCTACTATCGAAAATCGAATTCATATTTACAAACTAGAGAAAATTGATTGA
- a CDS encoding NAD(P)/FAD-dependent oxidoreductase produces MKLELNVRVTSEIASNPDHLLQFVSKQNKIPKQEIRHIECTARSIDARQKNIVFQLRLDVYVNEDFIPTNFSIPQFQNVNLEEPVLIIGAGPAGLFAALRILELGKKPIILERGKNVKDRVADLRGINVHHIVNEDSNYCFGEGGAGTYSDGKLYTRSKKRGNIRKVLEYLVSFGATKQILVDAHPHIGTNKLPRIIQNIRECILSSGGEIHFHTRVTDLILNGKSIIGVKSADGQKWMANNVIIATGHSGREMFHLLHEKGIEIHTKPLAIGVRVEHPQSLIDSIQYHCVTKNPLLPASEYSLVKQINGRGVYSFCMCPGGVIAPCATKPGEVVTNGWSSAERSRPTANSGIVVELRLDDFKSFESYGVFSALQYQSSIEQKAFAINGGTQKAPAQRMVDFTKNIVSSDLPKTSYTPGLVSVSLSEVLPPLIVDALQKGFKEFDSSMKGYFTNEAILHAPETRTSSPIQIPRNPETLDHITIKGLYPCGEGAGYAGGIVSAAIDGMKCAEAALTGYFTK; encoded by the coding sequence TTGAAACTAGAATTAAATGTCAGAGTCACATCTGAGATTGCTTCCAATCCAGATCATCTTCTGCAGTTTGTATCCAAACAAAATAAAATTCCCAAACAGGAAATCAGACACATTGAATGTACGGCTCGTTCCATCGATGCCAGACAAAAAAACATTGTCTTCCAATTGAGACTTGATGTTTACGTCAATGAAGACTTCATTCCCACTAATTTTTCCATTCCTCAGTTTCAAAATGTAAACTTAGAAGAACCGGTCCTCATTATTGGAGCGGGCCCAGCGGGTCTTTTTGCTGCCTTACGAATATTAGAACTCGGAAAAAAGCCGATCATCCTAGAACGTGGCAAAAATGTAAAAGATCGAGTGGCTGATTTACGTGGTATCAACGTGCACCATATCGTGAATGAAGACTCTAACTATTGTTTTGGGGAAGGTGGTGCAGGTACCTATTCTGATGGTAAACTGTATACAAGGTCTAAAAAAAGAGGAAATATCAGAAAGGTATTAGAATATCTCGTTTCCTTCGGTGCCACTAAACAAATCTTAGTAGATGCTCATCCACATATTGGAACAAACAAACTTCCCCGAATCATACAAAATATTCGAGAGTGTATTTTATCCTCTGGAGGTGAAATCCATTTTCATACAAGAGTTACCGACTTAATCTTAAATGGAAAATCCATCATAGGTGTCAAATCAGCTGATGGACAAAAGTGGATGGCAAACAATGTCATCATTGCCACAGGCCATTCTGGTAGAGAAATGTTCCACTTATTGCATGAGAAAGGGATCGAAATTCACACCAAACCACTTGCCATTGGCGTTCGGGTGGAACACCCACAAAGTTTAATCGATTCCATTCAATACCATTGTGTAACCAAAAATCCATTATTACCTGCCTCCGAATATTCACTTGTGAAACAAATCAATGGGAGGGGTGTGTATAGTTTTTGTATGTGCCCTGGAGGTGTGATTGCTCCTTGTGCCACAAAACCTGGCGAGGTTGTTACAAATGGTTGGTCTAGTGCCGAACGTTCAAGACCCACAGCCAATTCAGGAATTGTCGTAGAACTTAGATTAGATGATTTTAAATCATTTGAATCTTATGGCGTTTTTTCTGCCTTACAATACCAATCTTCCATCGAACAAAAAGCCTTTGCCATCAATGGTGGAACACAAAAAGCACCTGCTCAGCGTATGGTGGATTTTACAAAAAATATTGTCTCCTCAGATTTACCAAAAACTTCCTATACTCCTGGACTTGTCTCAGTGTCCCTATCAGAAGTATTGCCACCTCTTATTGTAGATGCACTCCAAAAAGGGTTTAAAGAATTTGATTCTTCGATGAAAGGGTACTTCACAAACGAAGCCATCCTTCATGCACCAGAAACAAGAACTTCTTCACCAATTCAAATTCCAAGAAATCCAGAGACATTAGATCACATCACAATCAAAGGTTTGTATCCTTGTGGAGAAGGCGCAGGTTATGCAGGAGGAATTGTTTCAGCCGCCATCGATGGAATGAAATGTGCAGAAGCTGCTCTCACTGGTTACTTCACCAAGTAA
- a CDS encoding FMN-binding negative transcriptional regulator, producing METSNLIPFVKQNPFGILISQFEGQLVATHLPLLLSEDNQSLIGHFAKPNPQKNANDQEVLCIFTGPHCYISPSWYETNLSVPTWNYTAVHINGVLSFLDDPIEIQKSLERLVQTFEGDHSSYQLADVNEEYLLKLQKGIVPFRIKITKWEGKEKLSQNHSMERRQRVIQNLERMPGENEKAIANLMKQSLDQNS from the coding sequence ATGGAGACATCAAATCTGATTCCATTCGTAAAGCAAAATCCATTTGGAATCTTAATCTCACAATTCGAAGGTCAACTTGTAGCAACTCATTTGCCTCTTTTGCTTTCCGAAGACAATCAATCTCTCATTGGTCATTTTGCAAAACCAAATCCTCAAAAGAATGCAAATGACCAAGAAGTTCTTTGCATCTTCACTGGTCCACATTGTTATATCTCACCCTCATGGTATGAAACGAATCTTTCCGTACCGACATGGAATTACACCGCTGTACATATCAATGGGGTGTTAAGCTTTTTAGATGATCCAATCGAAATCCAAAAAAGTTTAGAAAGACTTGTGCAGACATTTGAAGGAGATCATTCGAGTTATCAATTAGCAGATGTGAATGAGGAGTATTTGCTAAAATTACAAAAAGGCATTGTTCCGTTCCGAATCAAAATTACAAAATGGGAAGGAAAGGAAAAACTGAGCCAAAACCATTCAATGGAAAGAAGGCAACGAGTGATACAGAATCTCGAAAGAATGCCAGGCGAAAATGAAAAAGCGATTGCCAATTTAATGAAACAATCCTTAGATCAAAATTCATAA
- a CDS encoding N-acetyltransferase family protein has translation MKIRQANYNDISKIAELFDLYRQFYEQKSDITGAKRYLQDRMEHGQSIIFIAEEPSSGNLVGFTQLYPVFSSISMQRSYILNDLYVKAENRKNGIAKLLILEAKSFAKAFHGKGLELSTSIHNQGARSLYEKEGFMQETEFLTYFWKST, from the coding sequence ATGAAAATCAGACAAGCGAACTACAATGACATTTCCAAAATTGCCGAACTATTTGATCTCTATAGACAGTTCTATGAACAGAAATCAGATATAACAGGCGCTAAGAGATATTTACAAGATCGAATGGAACATGGACAATCGATCATTTTTATTGCCGAAGAACCATCTTCTGGAAATTTAGTTGGATTTACACAACTGTACCCAGTTTTTTCGTCTATATCGATGCAACGTTCTTATATTCTAAATGATTTATATGTCAAAGCTGAGAATCGAAAGAATGGAATCGCAAAACTCCTGATCCTAGAAGCAAAATCATTCGCAAAAGCCTTTCATGGCAAAGGATTAGAATTATCAACTTCGATTCACAATCAAGGTGCTCGCTCTTTATATGAAAAAGAAGGTTTTATGCAGGAAACAGAATTTCTTACATATTTCTGGAAATCGACATAA
- a CDS encoding DinB family protein has translation MKDFFLRNNFYHIWATNRLYDSISQISTEDYKKDVGLFFKSIHGTLNHLLVVEKIWLSRLLGKVYIPKSLAEELEENRDTLKLELLQSITNWNSWIQSFDESNWQNIFRYQTMRGFEAELYYCDVVHHNMNHRTHHRGQITAAITQLGLPAPEIDYVYFLQTLGK, from the coding sequence ATGAAAGATTTTTTCCTTCGTAACAATTTTTACCACATTTGGGCAACCAATCGTTTATATGATTCAATCTCTCAAATCTCAACGGAAGATTACAAAAAAGACGTCGGATTATTTTTTAAATCCATCCATGGAACTCTCAATCACCTGTTAGTTGTCGAGAAAATCTGGCTTTCTCGATTATTAGGAAAGGTTTATATTCCGAAGTCGTTAGCAGAAGAATTAGAAGAAAATAGAGATACTTTAAAATTAGAATTACTACAAAGCATAACAAATTGGAATTCATGGATTCAAAGTTTCGACGAATCCAATTGGCAAAACATCTTTCGTTATCAAACCATGAGAGGGTTTGAAGCGGAACTTTACTATTGTGACGTGGTTCATCATAATATGAATCACAGAACACATCATAGGGGACAAATCACTGCAGCAATTACCCAGCTAGGTTTGCCCGCTCCCGAAATTGACTACGTATATTTTTTACAAACATTAGGAAAATAA
- the chrA gene encoding chromate efflux transporter: MKLLQVFFTALKLGCTSFGGPIAHLSYFHDEYVTKKKWISAHAYADLVALCQFLPGPASSQVGMAIGLSRAGIFGAIVSWIGFTLPSALILILFGLGLSAMDVSNHKQWLHGLNVVAVAVVAQAILGMGKKLCPDKERLTIAVITSVILLFFSSAVLQVSVLIVSAIFGVYFLKSNEDLPHEPIHQGKKTIGLFFLGLFVLLLFLLPLLRSSFDLVEIQYFDSFYRAGALVFGGGHVVLPLLQAEVVPTGWVSNDFFMAGYGLSNAIPGPLFAFSSFLGAVSSVNPHGWTGATLCLVAVFFPSFLLIVGALPFWEQMRKNQIIRRAMLGINASVVGILLTALYHPVWTSSVFSPKDFALVIVGFLLLEFWKLPSWFVVAVTVAVSVLIYD, translated from the coding sequence ATGAAACTATTACAGGTATTTTTTACAGCGCTGAAACTCGGATGTACTTCGTTTGGTGGTCCCATTGCTCACTTAAGTTACTTTCATGATGAATACGTGACCAAAAAAAAATGGATCAGTGCCCACGCCTATGCAGACTTAGTTGCCTTATGTCAATTTTTACCAGGTCCTGCGAGTAGCCAAGTGGGAATGGCCATCGGACTATCTCGTGCTGGTATCTTCGGAGCAATTGTCTCTTGGATCGGTTTCACATTACCATCTGCATTGATCTTAATTTTATTTGGGTTAGGACTTTCTGCAATGGATGTTTCTAATCATAAACAGTGGTTACATGGTTTAAATGTTGTTGCAGTTGCAGTAGTGGCCCAAGCCATCCTTGGAATGGGAAAAAAACTTTGCCCGGATAAAGAAAGGCTCACAATCGCAGTCATCACAAGTGTCATACTATTATTTTTCAGTTCTGCAGTATTACAAGTGTCAGTATTGATTGTTTCTGCAATCTTTGGAGTTTATTTTTTAAAGTCGAACGAAGACTTACCACACGAACCAATCCACCAAGGTAAAAAGACGATCGGACTCTTCTTCTTAGGTTTGTTTGTATTATTATTATTTCTCCTTCCTTTGTTACGATCTAGTTTCGATCTTGTTGAAATTCAATACTTCGATAGTTTCTATCGGGCAGGTGCCCTTGTCTTTGGGGGCGGACATGTTGTACTCCCTTTATTACAAGCAGAAGTTGTTCCGACTGGCTGGGTGAGTAACGATTTCTTCATGGCGGGTTATGGATTATCGAATGCGATTCCTGGTCCACTCTTTGCCTTTAGTAGTTTTTTAGGAGCTGTTTCTTCTGTGAATCCGCATGGTTGGACAGGAGCCACTCTTTGTTTGGTGGCAGTTTTTTTTCCCTCCTTTTTGCTCATTGTGGGTGCATTACCATTTTGGGAACAAATGAGAAAAAATCAGATCATCCGAAGAGCAATGTTAGGGATCAATGCCTCTGTTGTCGGAATTTTGTTAACAGCACTCTATCATCCTGTTTGGACAAGTTCGGTTTTTTCACCCAAAGATTTTGCACTCGTGATTGTCGGATTTTTATTATTAGAATTTTGGAAACTACCATCTTGGTTTGTGGTGGCCGTGACAGTCGCTGTTAGCGTTTTGATTTACGATTGA
- a CDS encoding PadR family transcriptional regulator, with amino-acid sequence MRINEFFSSFIKIHILHHCLKGEIYGVWMMEELREHGYKISPGSLYPLLKHLEEKGLIRSRTEQTGKVKRKFYRITSKGKKELIVAKVKLKELIGEILR; translated from the coding sequence ATGCGGATTAATGAATTTTTTTCCAGTTTTATCAAAATTCATATCTTACACCATTGTCTAAAAGGAGAAATTTATGGTGTTTGGATGATGGAAGAATTAAGGGAACATGGTTACAAAATCAGTCCAGGTTCCTTATATCCTCTTTTAAAACATCTAGAAGAAAAAGGTCTCATTCGTTCTCGTACCGAACAAACAGGCAAGGTAAAACGCAAGTTCTATCGAATCACTTCCAAAGGGAAAAAAGAACTTATCGTTGCAAAAGTCAAACTGAAGGAGTTGATCGGTGAAATTCTTAGATAA